From the genome of Thermomicrobiales bacterium, one region includes:
- a CDS encoding extracellular solute-binding protein has translation MSLGAAGIVTGLAGCTLDDSESPGAPTNTPEPTPTAELSPTPTQPPVASPVPGYADPTRWQGRTLNIAAWGGDYQNAQNEAFFKPFAAATGASIEEKVADIGALRDQVESEDVIWDVMTVPMEQMVRLARDSVIEPMNYDVVDRTPLYPDIALEYGVGVAYFSTTMIYSFDSTDIPQDWAGFWDVTAATEGEDLPLSELRCLRRYPIGTLEFALLADGVPIEELYPLDTDRAFASLDKIRDNVLVWWQESKEPAELVAADAVGAASCWNVRIPQLDLTDVVRINWYQGMLSADAWIVPRGAPNPDVAFDFINYATRAIPQANFSLLVPYGPVNIDSFPLIRNDRLAILPSAPGNKPLQFVENWSYWAEYEERLTVEFEEWILSPEGTPEPES, from the coding sequence ATGTCACTCGGAGCTGCGGGGATCGTCACCGGGCTTGCCGGCTGCACCCTGGATGATTCGGAATCGCCAGGAGCGCCGACCAATACCCCTGAGCCGACTCCAACAGCCGAGCTTTCCCCGACGCCCACCCAACCGCCCGTTGCCTCGCCCGTTCCCGGATACGCCGATCCTACTCGCTGGCAGGGCCGCACACTTAACATTGCCGCCTGGGGCGGTGATTACCAGAACGCCCAGAACGAGGCATTCTTCAAGCCATTCGCCGCTGCAACTGGCGCCTCGATCGAAGAGAAGGTTGCCGATATCGGCGCGCTGCGCGATCAGGTCGAATCGGAAGATGTCATCTGGGACGTCATGACCGTACCCATGGAGCAGATGGTTCGACTTGCGCGTGACAGTGTCATCGAACCCATGAACTACGATGTGGTCGACCGCACCCCGCTCTATCCTGACATTGCGCTCGAGTACGGCGTCGGCGTCGCGTATTTTTCGACGACGATGATCTACTCCTTCGATTCGACGGATATCCCTCAGGACTGGGCGGGATTCTGGGATGTCACCGCAGCGACCGAAGGGGAAGACTTGCCACTATCCGAACTGCGGTGCCTGCGGCGCTACCCCATCGGCACATTGGAGTTCGCGCTCCTGGCCGATGGTGTGCCGATCGAGGAACTCTATCCGCTGGACACCGACCGCGCCTTCGCGTCGCTGGACAAGATCCGCGATAACGTTTTGGTGTGGTGGCAGGAAAGCAAGGAGCCGGCCGAACTCGTGGCGGCGGATGCGGTTGGAGCGGCCAGTTGTTGGAACGTGCGCATTCCTCAGCTCGATCTGACCGATGTCGTGCGCATCAATTGGTACCAGGGGATGCTTTCGGCAGACGCATGGATCGTGCCACGCGGCGCGCCCAACCCCGACGTCGCCTTCGACTTCATCAACTACGCGACGCGCGCCATTCCGCAAGCGAACTTCTCGTTACTGGTGCCATACGGGCCGGTCAATATCGATTCCTTCCCGCTGATCCGCAACGATCGGCTCGCCATCCTGCCGAGCGCTCCCGGCAACAAACCGTTGCAGTTCGTCGAGAACTGGAGCTACTGGGCGGAGTACGAAGAACGCCTCACCGTGGAATTCGAGGAGTGGATTCTTTCACCGGAAGGCACTCCGGAGCCAGAGTCGTGA
- a CDS encoding NHL repeat-containing protein has translation MTNLSRDLAVTGGSPEDPTSGHSLTIDIEQSVKNPFRWYFRDFPHVTIVPNGSAGQTGADLVIVQDQAAIDQALYTPQAIPYRNRVPPQYSTPSIGNVLKGIFLPSHWEDGVRYLLFREGITLPDPESAVAGYGPRISNQLSPSSGPYSLSDRPGPGAGRGQFDDPRGIAADITTGNTYVVDMGNDRVESFSIDGSFAGSWGGLDSSVNFGTTEDGLGPTGIAVGYDGLIYVADTWNHRVVVLNSNGDAVREFGSFGDTADSPDALLDPGLFFGPRSIAVTGDEIFVVDTGNERVQVFSPDGTFLRSWGGAGNAPNQFVEPVGIVIGPDGRVYVADSGNGRISVFQRDGTPIEQWPVDAWQGQAYFEPYLAFDNNGLLYATSSATGTVEVFDIEGNHLASLDGTGLEQFQRPIGITQGANGQMMVTDASANAVLQFAPIAPPAIEDVPAATPEASPIASPVAEGSPSVAEPTPTAVG, from the coding sequence ATGACGAATCTTTCGCGTGATCTGGCGGTGACCGGCGGTTCGCCGGAGGATCCCACCAGCGGGCATTCGCTCACGATCGATATCGAACAGAGCGTGAAGAATCCCTTCCGCTGGTACTTCCGCGACTTCCCGCACGTCACCATCGTTCCCAATGGTTCAGCCGGTCAGACCGGCGCCGATCTCGTCATTGTTCAAGACCAGGCAGCAATCGATCAGGCGCTCTACACGCCGCAAGCGATTCCCTATCGCAACCGCGTCCCGCCGCAGTATTCGACGCCGTCGATCGGCAACGTACTCAAGGGGATCTTCCTTCCCAGTCACTGGGAAGATGGCGTGCGATATCTGCTCTTCCGCGAGGGGATTACGCTCCCCGATCCGGAATCGGCGGTCGCCGGCTATGGACCGCGCATTTCCAATCAGCTGTCTCCGAGTTCTGGACCGTATAGCCTGAGCGACCGGCCTGGACCGGGAGCGGGACGCGGCCAGTTCGACGATCCGCGCGGAATTGCCGCCGATATCACCACTGGCAACACCTATGTCGTCGACATGGGCAATGATCGTGTCGAGAGCTTCAGCATCGACGGCTCGTTTGCCGGCAGCTGGGGCGGTCTGGACAGTTCGGTCAATTTCGGAACCACGGAGGACGGTCTCGGCCCCACTGGCATTGCGGTCGGATACGACGGGTTGATCTATGTCGCCGATACGTGGAACCATCGCGTGGTCGTGCTCAACAGCAATGGCGACGCTGTCCGCGAGTTTGGATCGTTCGGAGACACGGCCGATTCGCCCGACGCCCTGCTCGATCCGGGTCTCTTCTTCGGTCCACGCTCGATTGCGGTGACCGGCGATGAGATCTTCGTAGTGGATACCGGCAACGAGCGCGTGCAGGTCTTCTCGCCGGACGGCACCTTCCTGCGCTCGTGGGGCGGTGCTGGCAATGCACCCAATCAGTTCGTCGAACCGGTTGGCATCGTCATTGGGCCAGATGGACGGGTGTACGTGGCCGACTCTGGCAATGGCCGCATCAGCGTCTTCCAGCGGGATGGCACCCCGATCGAGCAATGGCCCGTCGATGCCTGGCAGGGACAGGCGTACTTCGAGCCTTACCTGGCCTTCGACAACAACGGTCTGCTCTACGCGACCTCGTCAGCCACGGGCACGGTCGAGGTCTTCGATATCGAAGGCAACCACCTTGCCAGCCTGGACGGCACCGGATTGGAGCAGTTCCAGCGCCCGATTGGCATCACACAGGGCGCCAACGGGCAGATGATGGTGACCGACGCCAGCGCGAACGCGGTTCTGCAGTTCGCGCCGATTGCCCCGCCGGCCATCGAAGACGTGCCCGCGGCCACTCCCGAGGCATCACCAATCGCATCGCCGGTAGCAGAGGGTTCGCCCTCCGTCGCGGAGCCGACGCCGACCGCTGTCGGGTAG